In the Numida meleagris isolate 19003 breed g44 Domestic line chromosome 5, NumMel1.0, whole genome shotgun sequence genome, one interval contains:
- the HEG1 gene encoding protein HEG homolog 1 isoform X2, translating into MPAACALLLLLGLGLAPPAGSLPLAPPRRLPPPPPPPPQPPRSRLGRPCSPPAAGHGRPVINSGHQMKRSLDVAMRTSSSVVGDVEITTVLLGTRQGAEHTVTPASTRTFSLQQGGGMRSSPPGPGPPPAAGSQARGRRALASPGHPVDMERTLTPGPALSSSPALQAHSVLPSTPVPSSPGQPPSSPHPPSIQTGAGGTTLHPEDTAWSSASTELTGSPTSKNASRAAGSSYQPSDGSSLEKRIWGFHATSDSMTTTATGGTGRMPWSLPASTTLVHPAEISTSGAKTIEPPDWTLSPGLPLGAGASGGTGATVSSADLLLADSGSTSTPSHGSQEPKSIPTAGEVMLRSDASTVLDNMTVGTLGSSPSSATSPDPTSILGGTLSSSKAGTHGAGSWQGGTDLTTQPREPLLTSSFSTSGRTFAGVRSSHQPTDTSTTEEETSASSATSAYISATATGTGGRPPRSATNSSGWAAEVSASSSGVTGTSGTVRSSPTFSVRETYGAPASRETAASSQPEAMPSLPLSPSTAEGPSTASRSSHMPFSTLATEKRADFHATSDSMSTTATRGTGRTLRSLPASTTLVHPAEISTSGAKTIEPPDRTLSPGLPLGAGAGGGTGATASSPGSLLAISSSASTAEGATTSARGGSLPDASVTSTPGSVMATSSGNKTTEPVVDTSAGSSAPAPAGTSSLDVVLLLSSVTEPGSQGDVSQGDADLGELPTKPLPVFPPGISVPSSSPSSSVPEGGQWVSGVPTETTYVLTVLSTNEERTSQDAANRGTWSMVVGSPTSHPDMAKEPRSSSVPSSPAWPGGRHISSSRAVYTEPEVTFSSRVSTYFSAAAEPSTVGSSHHSLSSSSMEEGISSPHTDPAYGSATLAGGREGTPMTISVLAHSTESSASYTETANASEPIRLVLVEQSGMANTSVGSEGLATETLFTRSSKIATDSSFQNDLTSFPSSHQPVSSIDAEKRTSVSHTDGTYISTIYTRGGERTLLSISNSSTSADSSESSTFFSEISNPSDSSKSAVARDGKNNVSSDGSFVEPSTEPLLVKSSKPLTSASVDSMQNTTVFDTDSRLLPTGRSSLSSSVYPRSSSVSSLHHSLSSTPPPTYLYATSESSEPLSSSVMASSTPLQALSSSLPTSSLVSPSYSLVSLLPLISSPSSASQSNDSGPASTPTATTASRRVPSTAAVAGNSSRETSKHSGTHQPQNSTSFNLTRSPSLPTEPMQHLGGRVVSVSAAAPVTETMSPRGATSQGGSSGKATPPPLLTTASDAPRTEPTNVPLSTSTSATSHGVIVPAVTLTTVKPVVLTTPASRQPNLSDASTTKTHRAPTPTVTKHIHTTGESTKSVDPTTTVPSKVTKEIIPATSPPVVRPTSKTTVSTTTLASTKPTTILPSSSTAGVRTTSPATDVDKCLSNPCPALATCNNTRGSYICQCPLGYELEKGKCNLVRIFIGQVPLKLNITHGKYTDLLQVEREILAMLNASLSGLPGYYHSTVRATSIQRDFLRCHQHCEKLHSGLQISP; encoded by the exons ATGCCGGCAGCCTgcgccctgctgctgctgctggggctcgGGCTGGCCCCGCCGGCCGGGTCGCTGCCCCTCGCTCCCCCCCGgcgccttcctcctcctcctccgccgccgccgcagccgccccgcagccgccTCGGCCGCCCCTGCTCGCCGCCCGCCGCGGGACACGGCCGCCCGG TCATCAACAGCGGCCATCAGATGAAGAGAAGCCTGGATGTGGCCATGAGGACCTCCAGCTCTGTCGTGGGGGACGTGGAGATCACCACGGTGCTGCTCGGCACCAGGCAAGGGGCAGAGCACACTGTCACCCCTGCCAGCACCAGAACTTTCTCCCTGCAACAAGGAGGGGGCATGAGGAGCAGCCCCCCTGGCCCCGGCCCCCCTCCTG ctgctggaagcCAGGCGAGAGGCAGGAGGGCACTGGCTTCTCCTGGTCACCCTGTAGACATGGAGAGGACGCTGACGCCGGGACCAGCTCTGTCCTCATCCCCAGCATTGCAGGCCCACAGCGTACTCCCCAGCACCCCTGTGCCCAGCTCCCCGGGTCAgcccccctcctctccccatccTCCCAGCATCCAGACTGGTGCAGGAGGCACCACACTGCATCCTGAGGATACTGCATGGAGTTCTGCAAGCACCGAGCTCACAGGATCACCCACCTCCAAAAACGCTTCTAGAG CCGCTGGAAGCAGCTACCAACCATCCGATGGCTCATcactggagaagagaatttGGGGTTTCCATGCCACCAGTGACTCCATGACCACCACTGCCACTGGAGGCACAGGGAGGATGCCATGGTCTCTGCCCGCCAGCACCACCCTGGTCCATCCGGCAGAGATTTCCACCTCTGGTGCCAAAACCATTGAGCCTCCAGACTGGACCTTGTCTCCTGGGCTGCCTTTGGGAGCAGGGGCCAGTGGTGGCACAGGGGCCACCGTGTCCTCCGCAGACCTGCTGCTTGCCGATTCGGGCAGCACTTCCACGC ccTCTCACGGCAGTCAAGAACCCAAGAGCATCCCAACTGCTGGAGAGGTGATGCTGCGCTCAGACGCGTCCACTGTGCTCGACAACATGACAGTGGGGACCCTGGGTTCCTCTCCAAGCTCTGCCACCAGCCCTGACCCCACCAGCATTTTGGGGGGCACTTTGTCCTCCTCCAAGGCTGGGACACAtggagctggcagctggcagGGAGGCACGGACCTCACCACGCAGCCCCGAGAACCTTTGCTCACCAGCTCATTCTCCACCTCTGGACGTACATTTGCAG GTGTCAGAAGCAGCCACCAGCCAACTGACACATCAACAACAGAGGAAGAAACCTCAGCGTCCTCTGCCACCAGTGCTTACATTTCGGCCACGGCCACCGGCACCGGGGGGAGGCCACCGAGGTCTGCCACAAACAGCAGTGGATGGGCAGCAGAAgtctctgcttccagcagtggTGTGACCGGGACCTCAGGCACTGTCAGATCCTCACCTACCTTTTCTGTAAGAGAGACCTATGGAGCTCCTGCGTCCAGAGAAACAGCAGCTTCCAGCCAGCCTGAAGCAATGCCTTCATTGCCGCTCTCTCCCTCTACTGCAGAAGGTCCTTCCACAG CTTCCAGAAGCAGCCACATGCCATTTAGCACCCTGGCCACAGAGAAGAGAGCTGATTTCCACGCCACCAGTGACTCCATGTCCACCACAGCCACCAGAGGCACAGGGAGGACGTTGCGGTCTCTGCCCGCCAGCACCACCCTGGTCCATCCGGCAGAGATTTCCACCTCTGGTGCCAAAACCATTGAGCCTCCAGACCGGACCTTGTCTCCTGGGCTGCCTTTGGGAGCAGGGGCCGGTGGTGGCACAGGGGCCACTGCATCCTCCCCAGGGTCACTGCTTGCCATTTCAAGCAGTGCTTCCACAG CCGAAGGGGCTACAACCTCAGCCAGGGGAGGAAGCCTACCCGACGCTTCTGTCACCAGCACACCCGGCTCGGTGATGGCCACCAGCAGTGGGAACAAGACCACAGAGCCCGTGGTAGACACCAGcgcaggcagctctgctcccgCTCCAGCTGGCACCAGCTCCCTGGATGTAGTccttctgctgtcttctgtgaCAGAGCCTGGCAGTCAGGGGGATGTCTCACAGGGTGATGCTGACCTCGGTGAGCTTCCAACGAAGCCGCTGCCTGTGTTTCCTCCTGGTATTTCAGTGCCGTCATCCTCACCAAGTTCTTCAG TTCCAGAAGGAGGACAATGGGTTTCTGGTGTTCCTACTGAGACTACGTACGTTCTGACTGTGCTGTCCACCAATGAGGAGAGGACATCTCAGGATGCAGCTAACCGTGGCACATGGAGCATGGTGGTGGGAAGCCCCACATCTCACCCAGACATGGCCAAGGAGCCCCGATCCAGTTCCGTCCCATCCTCCCCAGCGTGGCCTGGAGGCAGACACATCTCCTCCAGCCGTGCAGTGTACACAGAGCCTGAGGTCACCTTTTCATCCAGGGTGTCCACCTACTTCTCGGCTGCTGCTGAGCCTTCCA CTGTGGGAAGCAGCCATCACTCATTAAGCAGCTCAAGTATGGAGGAAGGGATTTCCAGCCCCCACACCGATCCTGCATATGGTTCAGCCACATTGGCTGGTGGTAGAGAGGGGACACCGATGACGATCAGTGTGCTGGCCCATAGCACAGAGAGCTCTGCTTCCTATACCGAGACCGCCAATGCTTCAGAGCCGATTCGGCTGGTGTTGGTGGAGCAGAGTGGGATGGCCAACACCTCGGTTGGCAGCGAAGGCCTCGCGACAGAGACACTCTTCACACGTTCTTCCAAGATAGCCACTGATTCATCTTTCCAAAACGATCTCACAA GCTTTCCAAGTAGCCATCAGCCAGTCAGCAGCATTGATGCCGAGAAAAGGACCTCGGTTTCTCATACGGACGGCACATACATTTCAACCATATACaccagaggaggagaaaggacaCTCCTGTCTATCTCGaacagcagcacctctgctgaCTCCTCTGAAAgttccacatttttttcagaaatttccaACCCTTCTGATTCATCAAAATCAGCTGTGGCACGGGACGGGAAGAACAACGTATCCAGTGATGGCAGTTTTGTTGAACCATCTACGGAGCCATTGCTGGTGAAATCTTCCAAACCACTGACTTCTGCTTCTGTAGACAGCATGCAAAATACAACTGTCTTTGATACTGACTCCCGGTTGTTGCCCACTGGCAGGTCATCTCTATCTTCATCAGTATATCCACGCTCTTCCTCAGTGTCATCACTGCATCACTCACTCTCATCAACACCACCACCAACTTACCTGTATGCAACATCAGAGTCATCTGAGCCACTCTCTTCCTCTGTGATGGCATCTTCAACCCCTCTGCAGGCTTTGTCATCCTCTTTACCCACTTCCTCCTTGGTTTCCCCATCTTATTCCTTAGTATCTTTATTGCCTCTGATTTCGTCACCGTCATCTGCCTCACAATCCAATGACAGTGGCCCAGCAAGCACCCCCACAGCTACAACTGCATCCAGGCGGGTGCCCTCCACAGCTGCGGTGGCTGGGAACTCATCCCGAGAGACCAGCAAGCACAGTGGCACACACCAGCCCCAAAACAGCACCTCCTTCAATCTGACCAGGTCTCCTTCTCTCCCCACGGAGCCCATGCAGCATCTCGGTGGCCGCGTTGTGTCTGTGTCTGCTGCCGCACCGGTAACGGAAACCATGTCACCAAGGGGAGCTACCTCCCAGGGGGGTAGCTCTGGGAAGGCAACACCACCACCTCTGCTCACCACGGCCAGCGATGCCCCACGGACTGAGCCCACCAATGTGCCCCTGAGTACCTCGACCAGTGCAACAAGCCACGGCGTCATTGTCCCTGCGGTGACACTGACCACAGTGAAACCCGTTGTGCTGACAACGCCAGCCAGCCGCCAGCCAAACTTGAGTGATGCTAGCACCACAAAAACCCACAGAGCTCCAACACCCACTGTCACTAAACACATTCATACTACTGGTGAAAGCACAAAATCTGTGGATCCCACCACTACAGTGCCTAGTAAGGTCACCAAGGAAATCATCCCTGCTACAAGTCCTCCTGTAGTCCGTCCAACAAGCAAGACCACTGTGAGCACAACTACATTGGCTTCTACCAAACCAACCACCATCCTGCCATCAAGTAGCACAGCTGGCGTGAGAACAACATCTCCAGCAACAG ATGTGGATAAATGTCTTTCCAACCCTTGTCCTGCACTGGCCACCTGCAACAACACCCGTGGCTCCTACATCTGTCAGTGCCCTCTTGGATATgagctggaaaaaggaaaatgcaatttag TAAGAATATTTATTGGTCAGGTCCCCCTGAAGCTTAACATCACCCACGGGAAGTACACGGATCTCCTGCAAGTGGAGCGTGAAATCCTGGCGATG